From Eremothecium sinecaudum strain ATCC 58844 chromosome V, complete sequence, a single genomic window includes:
- the PPX1 gene encoding exopolyphosphatase (Syntenic homolog of Ashbya gossypii ABL083W; Syntenic homolog of Saccharomyces cerevisiae YHR201C (PPX1)), translated as MVESISGFMHHLKSTSLKRINSSTTVRIACGNESADLDSVVSAITYAYFSYTGNSEDALIPVINIDSEDLRLRKDVVYVLQEAGIKEDDLFFTEDIQKLKSLGCRVEAILVDHNDPQGLANGMIDEVLGIVDHHSDLGLHGDEITKARGPRIIESAGSCSSLVFNYWSQLLPKSSFDTMKDAVRLSLGALLADTSNLRHKVEEHDLKASSLYKEYLPNLDFEDYYNTIEEYKKDLSGLMPTEVLKKDYKGFQFKKLDGEVIRVGTSSAVKPLEWLYDQGRFDDILAVWQSFIVHKNIDILALLTNFSVNGCRQRQLAFIINGERRRGVVESIVDSIKDATKLEEDSQLSDRKNGVFAFTQNNVDANRKQVVPLMQVAIEKIC; from the coding sequence ATGGTTGAATCAATTAGTGGCTTTATGCACCATCTAAAGAGTACTTCTTTGAAGAGAATTAATAGTAGTACTACTGTAAGAATTGCATGCGGTAACGAATCTGCAGACTTAGATTCGGTGGTATCAGCTATCACATATGCCTATTTCAGCTATACTGGCAACAGTGAAGATGCTTTGATCCCAGTTATTAATATTGATAGTGAAGATTTAAGACTGCGGAAAGATGTTGTATATGTATTGCAGGAAGCTGGGATTAAGGAAGATGACTTATTCTTTACAGAAGACATCCAGAAGCTGAAAAGCTTAGGTTGCAGGGTTGAGGCCATTTTAGTAGACCACAATGATCCACAAGGGCTTGCTAATGGCATGATCGATGAAGTCTTAGGTATTGTTGATCATCACAGTGATCTGGGACTACATGGTGACGAGATTACTAAGGCTCGCGGTCCACGAATAATTGAATCTGCTGGAAGTTGTTCTTCTCTTGTATTCAACTATTGGAGCCAATTGCTTCCAAAGTCCTCTTTTGACACTATGAAAGATGCAGTTCGCTTAAGTTTAGGTGCTCTTTTGGCTGATACCTCTAATCTTCGCCATAAGGTGGAAGAACATGACTTAAAAGCGAGCTCCTTATATAAGGAATACCTACCAAATTTGGACTTTGAGGACTATTATAACACTATAGAGGAGTATAAGAAGGACTTGAGTGGATTAATGCCGACAGAAGTGTTGAAAAAGGACTACAAAGGATTCCAATTCAAAAAACTCGATGGAGAAGTCATACGGGTTGGGACTTCATCTGCAGTGAAGCCATTGGAGTGGCTATATGACCAGGGCAGATTTGACGATATATTGGCTGTTTGGCAGTCATTCATAGTGCACAAAAACATCGATATCCTTGCATTGCTTACCAACTTTAGTGTTAATGGCTGTCGGCAACGGCAGTTAGCTTTCATCATCAATGGGGAGCGCAGGAGGGGCGTGGTGGAGTCAATAGTTGATAGCATTAAAGATGCCACGAAGCTTGAAGAAGATTCACAGTTAAGTGATCGTAAAAACGGTGTGTTTGCATTTACTCAAAACAATGTGGATGCCAACAGAAAGCAGGTTGTGCCTCTAATGCAGGTTGCTATAGAAAAGATCTGTTAA
- a CDS encoding uncharacterized protein (Syntenic homolog of Ashbya gossypii ABL084C; Syntenic homolog of Saccharomyces cerevisiae YJR142W), translated as MTSVIWKNGKQALVRTERDDLCGFSYLNVIEAVDSLPLDYTFHRAFRDNVYRLQSHYGIDIGYVSQCVLDELKRVAPLEFDQLFYFSVEEHIIRFRRFDFDTRNRMLHNICLILREKSTLTCVSGWRDEKYAVYADQVPYFLLERALSGAFGIITYGVHVNGFVKDPKTGEIRVWVPRRSYTKSRWPGKLDNLFAGGISYPYNVFETLMKEGMEEASLPSDLLEKNARAVGVVSYFHHNYTGNFTTEDSFVNGEVEYLYDLELPPDVIPTPNDDEVDHFSLMSLQKVIDSIKLGEFKPNCALVMVEFLIRHGYINAENEPRYLDLVTRMHRTLPFPTRM; from the coding sequence ATGACTTCTGTGATCTGGAAAAACGGGAAGCAGGCGTTGGTGAGGACTGAGAGGGATGATCTCTGTGGATTTAGCTATTTAAATGTAATCGAGGCTGTCGATTCGCTTCCTTTAGACTATACATTTCATCGCGCCTTTCGTGATAACGTGTATAGATTACAGTCGCACTACGGTATTGACATTGGCTATGTTTCACAGTGTGTTCTAGATGAATTGAAAAGGGTGGCACCCTTAGAATTTGATCAGTTATTCTATTTCTCTGTTGAGGAGCATATTATTCGTTTCCGGCGGTTTGATTTCGATACTAGAAATAGAATGCTGCATAATATCTGCTTAATACTAAGGGAAAAGTCTACATTGACATGCGTTTCCGGTTGGAGGGACGAAAAGTACGCAGTTTATGCAGACCAAGTTCCATATTTTTTACTGGAGAGAGCTCTATCGGGCGCGTTTGGTATAATTACCTATGGTGTACATGTTAATGGCTTTGTAAAGGACCCAAAAACTGGGGAAATTAGAGTTTGGGTCCCTAGAAGGTCTTATACCAAGTCCAGATGGCCAGGAAAGCTAGATAATCTCTTTGCAGGAGGGATTAGCTACCCTTATAATGTTTTTGAAACGTTAATGAAAGAAGGTATGGAAGAGGCGTCTTTACCATCTGACTTGCTTGAAAAGAATGCTCGTGCAGTGGGTGTTGTGTCTTATTTTCATCATAACTATACAGGCAACTTTACTACTGAGGATTCTTTTGTAAATGGGGAGGTTGAGTATCTATATGACTTGGAGCTGCCACCGGACGTGATCCCGACCCCAAATGACGATGAGGTTGATCATTTCAGCTTGATGTCGCTTCAAAAAGTGATCGATTCCATCAAATTAGGCGAGTTCAAACCTAATTGCGCCTTGGTGATGGTCGAGTTTTTGATAAGACATGGCTATATCAATGCTGAGAATGAGCCTAGATATTTGGATCTTGTCACCAGGATGCACCGGACACTACCTTTTCCCACGCGGATGTAA
- the PMT4 gene encoding dolichyl-phosphate-mannose-protein mannosyltransferase (Syntenic homolog of Ashbya gossypii ABL085W; Syntenic homolog of Saccharomyces cerevisiae YJR143C (PMT4)) yields MAPKIPRKGSKEEPDDKTTKCSKARAEYRYLGEEWFLQEKPDSDAKYKYYGYVVTAIAFILRFWRIYYPREVIFDEVHFGKFASYYLERTYFFDVHPPFAKLLIAFVGWLMNYDGEFKFEDIGYSYDKTNAPFVAYRSLSAILGTLTVPVMFGTLREMNFKALTCMLGALLVALDNAHIIDSRLILLDATLIFTVALSIYTYVRFYKVQLRAPFSSEWYYWLYATGFSLSLVISSKYVGVFTFATIGSAVIVNLWQLLDVKAGLTMRQLTKHFVARLNGLIVFPCVVYLFWFYIHFAILSRSGTGDDFMSSAFQETLEDSPLAKESKSVYYYDIVTFKHRETLALLHSHSAHYPLRYEDGRVSSQGQQVTGYSHEDINNNWEIIPTKELPAREGQPVLYDDVIRLRHVATDTYLLAHDVASPYYPTNEEITTVPPDAANGDRRAQTLFKLQPKNKKDSGHIIKSRSSSFRIFHVDTAVALWTHNDQFLPDWGFGQQEVNGNKKVTDESNHWTIHTILNLSEERKTYTPKKVKSLPFFSKWSELQRLMFIHNNKLSADHPFASQPDSWPGSLSGVSFWTKDSEKKQIYFTGNIIGWWFQIVSLSLYLGIILGDLLTRKRSLFVFGRITRVKLYGPVMFLFIGWCFHYFPFFLMSRQKFLHHYLPAHLIAALFSAALWEVLLSDSRSIDQYKDESNSEVPHVKTPKVYEPALVIFFIIIATATAYFLYYFSPLVYAHRGLTPAEVNARQWFNIKLHFAK; encoded by the coding sequence ATTACCCTCGTGAAGTTATTTTTGATGAAGTACATTTCGGAAAGTTTGCGTCGTACTATCTAGAGAGAACATACTTCTTTGACGTGCACCCTCCATTTGCCAAGCTGTTAATTGCATTTGTTGGGTGGTTGATGAATTATGATGGCGAGTTCAAGTTTGAAGACATTGGATATAGTTATGATAAAACGAACGCACCATTTGTAGCTTACCGTTCTCTAAGTGCTATTTTAGGAACCTTAACGGTTCCGGTTATGTTTGGTACATTGCGCGAGATGAACTTCAAGGCGTTGACATGCATGTTGGGCGCTTTATTGGTTGCACTAGACAATGCTCACATTATTGATTCGAGATTAATTCTCTTGGACGCCACTTTAATTTTTACTGTTGCATTGTCAATCTACACATATGTGAGGTTTTATAAGGTCCAACTAAGAGCTCCTTTTTCTTCTGAATGGTATTACTGGTTGTACGCAACTGGGTTTTCGTTATCGCTGGTTATCTCATCGAAGTATGTGGGTGTGTTCACTTTTGCTACGATTGGATCTGCAGTTATTGTGAACCTATGGCAATTGTTAGATGTCAAGGCAGGATTAACCATGAGACAGCTAACGAAGCACTTTGTGGCACGACTCAATGGTTTGATTGTATTTCCTTGTGTTGTATATTTGTTCTGGTTCTACATTCATTTTGCGATCTTGAGTAGATCTGGTACAGGTGACGATTTTATGTCTAGTGCTTTCCAAGAGACGCTAGAGGACTCTCCATTAGCAAAAGAATCAAAAAGTGTTTACTATTATGATATTGTTACATTTAAGCACCGTGAAACCTTAGCCCTTTTGCACTCTCATTCTGCACACTATCCACTACGTTACGAAGACGGTCGTGTTTCATCTCAAGGACAGCAAGTGACTGGTTATTCACATGAGGATATAAATAACAATTGGGAGATTATTCCAACAAAGGAGCTCCCAGCACGTGAGGGACAACCGGTTCTTTACGATGATGTTATCCGCTTAAGACATGTCGCCACTGATACATATTTGTTGGCTCACGATGTCGCATCCCCATATTATCCAACTAACGAGGAAATAACCACTGTTCCACCAGACGCAGCAAATGGAGATAGACGAGCTCAAACTTTGTTTAAGTTACAGCCTAAAAACAAGAAGGATAGTGGTCATATCATTAAAAGCAGATCTTCTTCCTTCAGAATATTCCATGTTGACACTGCGGTAGCCTTATGGACTCATAACGACCAGTTCCTGCCTGATTGGGGTTTCGGACAGCAAGAGGTTAATGGTAACAAGAAAGTCACCGATGAATCAAACCACTGGACCATCCATACTATTTTGAATCTAAGTGAAGAACGTAAAACTTACACCCCTAAGAAGGTAAAAAGCTTACCTTTCTTCTCTAAATGGTCTGAACTACAAAGGTTAATGTTCATCCATAACAATAAGCTTTCTGCTGACCATCCGTTTGCCTCACAACCAGACTCATGGCCGGGTTCATTGTCTGGAGTATCCTTTTGGACCAAAGACAGTGAGAAAAAGCAGATTTATTTCACTGGTAACATTATTGGATGGTGGTTCCAAATTGTTTCTCTATCACTATATCTTGGTATCATTTTGGGCGACTTACTTACAAGAAAGCGTAGTTTGTTTGTTTTCGGTAGAATTACTAGGGTGAAATTATATGGTCCTGTCATGTTCTTATTTATCGGTTGGTGTTTCCACTACTTCCCGTTCTTCTTAATGTCACGTCAGAAGTTCTTACATCATTATTTGCCTGCTCATTTGATTGCAGCTTTGTTTAGCGCTGCCTTGTGGGAAGTGCTCCTATCAGATAGTAGATCAATTGACCAATATAAGGATGAGTCTAACAGTGAAGTCCCTCATGTCAAGACACCTAAAGTGTATGAACCGGCACTGGTAATctttttcattattattgCTACTGCCACTGCGTATTTCCTCTACTACTTTTCACCTCTAGTATACGCTCACCGGGGTCTAACTCCAGCAGAAGTTAATGCAAGACAATGGTTTAACATAAAATTACACTTTGCTAAATAG